A single Anopheles maculipalpis chromosome 3RL, idAnoMacuDA_375_x, whole genome shotgun sequence DNA region contains:
- the LOC126562472 gene encoding tRNA (adenine(37)-N6)-methyltransferase, whose translation MSSSEIEYLKAQLATARSEIKNLRQQLSNLQHMHTKEHQNILKLLDDYRCEGCKIKQQQNGHSNKTVRIKHLTKKSSTLNDSPFLQETIVANGDETGVVCQFKPIGVIKTVFNEKRAVPRQASLASALLSRIDISSSTFNNPAHSLEGLENFSHLWIIYYFHRNPNHAKAKVAPPRLGGERVGVFSTRSPHRPCPIGLSLVQLDRVEDNKVFFLGTDMVDGTPVLDIKPYIPQYDVPVNMKEAEFLNSREAPDGEETTLQDKQSAGTSKIQPISAVTVPNWVLNSSSLNVVFNTNAESQLQELQIEKNSIVDVLKADPRSVYLRTKYGSQIYTFRLGEHTVTCKFDDQNTTVTVLQIRDVVNFQEFTGEGASSAE comes from the exons ATGAGCAGCTCAGAAATAGAATATCTAAAAGCGCAACTTGCTACTGCAaggagtgaaataaaaaacttaAG ACAACAACTCTCCAATCTCCAGCACATGCACACGAAAGAGCACCAGAACATACTAAAGCTTTTGGACGATTATCGGTGCGAGGGTTGTAAgataaaacagcaacaaaatgggcacagcaacaaaacggtTCGTatcaaacatttaacaaagaAGTCCTCCACGTTAAATGATTCCCCTTTCCTGCAGGAGACGATAGTGGCGAATGGTGACGAAACGGGTGTTGTCTGCCAATTTAAACCCATCGGTGTTATAAAAACGGTGTTCAATGAAAAGCGAGCCGTACCACGGCAAGCTAGTTTAGCGTCGGCTTTGCTGAGTAGAATAGATATATCATCCAGTACGTTCAACAATCCGGCACACTCACTGGAAgggttggaaaacttttcgcaCCTTTGGATCATTTACTACTTTCACCGCAATCCTAACCATGCAAAAGCGAAAGTGGCACCGCCGCGATTAGGTGGCGAGCGTGTCGGAGTGTTTAGTACGCGATCTCCTCACCGTCCATGTCCAATTGGACTGTCGCTGGTGCAATTGGATAGGGTAGAAGATAACAAAGTGTTCTTTCTCGGTACAGATATG GTTGATGGTACACCCGTTTTAGACATTAAACCTTACATTCCACAATATGATGTACCGGTCAACATGAAGGAAGCAGAATTTCTTAACTCACGCGAAGCACCGGACGGAGAGGAAACGACTCTGCAGGACAAGCAGTCAGCCGGGACAAGTAAGATCCAACCAATATCTGCTGTGACCGTACCCAATTGGGTGTTGAATAGTTCGAGCTTAAACGTAGTCTTTAACACAAATGCTGAATCTCAACTACAAGAGCTTCAAATAGAAAAG AATTCCATCGTTGATGTTCTAAAGGCTGATCCTCGCTCTGTGTATTTACGCACAAAGTATGGTTCGCAAATATACACGTTTCGATTGGGAGAGCATACCGTGACGTGCAAATTTGATGATCAAAACACAACCGTTACCGTCCTGCAGATACGAGATGTTGTAAACTTTCAGGAATTTACTGGAGAAGGCGCTTCGTCAGCAGAATAA
- the LOC126563060 gene encoding uncharacterized protein LOC126563060, with amino-acid sequence MDKIAKLIFLFSVAITMALVMGNKDDDPLRNLFGGSNVWGPLMKWNRVPPNDGAGDGNTNLEYGEYDQQDMDAAEAGQPIVVKRSHTRQPVCEVLLNIVYVGNGTDGYEYRPNHYVTESCLSSYNTYQNKCTETGLSCTQIRQKIYITRRKVAGAENKAVNCWEHVALKEIDAGCECMWPKEQIGDKHSYRLGK; translated from the exons ATGGATAAAATAGCAAAGCTA atttttctattttcagtTGCAATCACGATGGCCCTGGTGATGGGCAACAAGGATGACGATCCGCTAAGAAATCTCTTCGGCGGTTCGAACGTATGGGGACCGCTGATGAAATGGAACCGTGTGCCACCGAACGATGGTGCTGGCGATGGAAACACCAACCTGGAGTACGGCGAGTACGACCAGCAGGACATGGACGCAGCCGAAGCCGGACAACCGATTGTGGTGAAGCGATCGCACACACGGCAACCCGTCTGTGAGGTACTGCTCAACATCGTATACGTCGGCAACGGTACCGATGGGTACGAGTATCGACCCAATCACTATGTCACCGAGTCATGCCTTAGCTCGTACAACACCTATCAGAATAAG TGTACCGAGACCGGCCTATCCTGCACTCAGATTCGGCAGAAGATCTACATCACACGTCGCAAGGTGGCTGGAGCGGAGAACAAAGCCGTCAACTGCTGGGAGCATGTGGCGCTCAAAGAG ATCGATGCCGGCTGTGAGTGCATGTGGCCAAAGGAGCAGATCGGTGACAAGCATTCCTACCGATTGGGCAAATAA